GAATCGGAGTCGCGTTAGCATCGTCTTGCCATCGCCGCCACCCCGTGCAAGACCAGCTATCCTACGGCCACGTTCACTCCTACTGCTGCAAGCAGGATAGGCCCGTGCTCCGGGCGAAGGTAATGCGGAGACAAATCATGTGGTGCCGCCGTGCGCGCATGAGCGCGCATGGACGCGCGAAATCAGGGTGAATGGGTAATGAGAAGAGCATTCCAGGTAGCGATGGCGTCGTTGCTCGCCACCAGCATGATGGCGGGCGCCTGGGCGCAGACGGTCAAGTGGGTTCGTGAATCGGATTCATCGTTCTCCACGCCGACCCTGTACCCCAACGCGGCGCGGCCCACCGGGGTGGCGATCGCGAACGGGCGGCAAGTGATGGTTCTCAACGGAGACGGGTCGGTGGTGATGGAAACCACGCTCGATGGCGACATCGCCACCCCGGTCACGGTTGCAGACGTGGATGGCGATGGGGCGGTGGAGCTGATCGTGGTGCTCGCTCATGGTGACGTCGTGTGCCTGAGCCGCGAGGGAAAAGAGAGGTGGCGATACCGCACCGGTTCGACGCGTGGGGAGTTCAAGCTGCCGGTGGTGGCCGACGTGCACCCCGCGCCGGGCCGGGAGGTGATAGTCGGACTGCAGGACGGGTGGTTGTACTGCCTCAGCGCCCGGGGTGAGCTCCTGTGGCGCTTCTACGGGGATCGCTCCCTCGCAGGGCCCCCGGCGGTGGGTGACCTTGATGGCGATGGCGCACCCGAGATTATCTACGGCACCGAAGCCACGCACGTGTACTGCCTGACCGGGCACGGGCTGGTCAAGTGGCGCTTCGAGGAAGTAGCGCCCTATGATCGCTCCGGGCCCAACCTGGCGGACCTGGATGGCGACGGCAAGGTCGAGGTCCTCATCACCCGCAGCGACGTGAACCGGTATCCGTGCCTGATCGCCATTGACCCTAAGGGCCGATTGATCTGGCGCACCCAGGACATCGCGCACGGATACGTATCCAATGCCACGGTGGACCTGGATGGCGACGGCAAGCTGGAGATATTGCATGCCGATAAAGTCGGAAACGTGTATTGCGAGAACCACGACGGCACCCGCCGCTGGACGGTTCCCCTTGAGAACTACGGCATTCTCTGGGCGCCGGCGGTGGCGGACCTCGACGGCGACGGGCAACTGGAAGTCGTCGTTGGCCAGCGCATGTCCGGCGGGTCCGCGGCGGGGCTGCAGGTTATCGGCTCGGACGGCAGCGTGAGGCCCGCCCCCGGCGTTACCGGGGGAGCGAACGCCTCGCCGGCGGTGGGTGACCTGGACGGCGACGGCAAGCTGGAGCTGGTGGCGAGCATGCAGTATCCCGATCGGCTGGTTTGCCTGACCTGGGGCGCGGGCGGGCGCGTGGGGTGGCCGTCGCTGCGGGGCAACTCCGCCATGACCGGGGCCGACCCGAGCGTGGCCCCTGGTTCGCCGGCGCCGGCGGCGAAGATGATCCGGTCGGGCCAGGCCGCGATCGGCGCGGGCAGAGCGTATTGGGGTGACAACACATGGCTGGTGACGTGGCGGCAGCCGGCGCCGGAGGGCGCCTTCATCGAGCTGACGGCGGTGGCGGCAAGCGGAAAACGCGAGGTCGTCATCCAGAATCTGAAGCAAGGCGCGACGTCGGCGCAGGTCAACTGTTTCCTGGCTGCCGGGGGGGCATTCGACATCAGCGCCAGGCTCCTGGTCAACGGCGAGACGGAGCCGGTGTTCGCGGCCACCGCGACGGTGCGGACGGAGGCGCCGGAGTTCTGTGATGATGCCGGGGTGGAGCAGGCGGTGAACGGGGCCGTAGCGGCGGGCAGAGCGGCGGGTGCCGAGTCCATCGGCCTGGGGGCCGACCTGCTGCTGCTGCGCGCGCAGGAGCGGTCGGTTAATGAAATGAGGCAGGCCGGCGCTGCGAACACCGAGATCGCGACCGCCGCCAGCGCGCTGCGCCAGCGGGCGCGAGAGCTGATCAAGCTGGCGACGGCGCTGGGCGGTCTGTGGTCGGGGGGCGACACGGGCGCCTTCGCGGTGTGGCAGGACCCCAACCCGTGGGATACGTTCGACCCGCGGGCGATTCCCGAGGATCTCCAGACCTGGCCGGTGGTGAAGCACCAGTACGCCGCCGACGTGGACGAGCCGCTGCCATCGGAGCGGCCGGTGAAGGTCACCGCGTACGGCAACGAGTTCGAGAACCTCGCGCTCAACCTCTTGAACACCACGGCGAAGGCCATCTACGTGAGATGCACCTTTCAACGACCCGCGCGCGCAGGCGGCTCGAAGCCCCGGCCATCGCCGGAGCTGGCCCAACACGTGACCTTGCAGCGGTTGCTGCCGGTGGCCGGCGCCTTCATCGACATAGCGTATGACGCGCTGCCGGAGCTCGACCGCTCGGGCGTGATCGAGCTGGCCCCGCGTGAGGTGGCCCAACTATGGCTGACGCTGACGACCCAGGGGCTGGAACCGGGCGCCCACCGGCTCACGCTGTACCTGGGGACGGTGGCGGAGAAGGATAGTCTCACCTTCCGCGAGGTGCCCATCGAGATCCAAGTGTGGCCGGTGAGCCTACCGACGGACAAGTACCAGTTGATGAACGGGGTGCACCTGGACGCGGCCTCGGACCAGGCCTTGCAGAACATGATTGACCACGGGATGTCGGTGATCTACGGCTCGTCACTGCCGCGGGTACCGGTTGATGAGCGAGGGAACCTCGCCGGCGAGGTTGACTGGACGAGGTTCGACCAGCAAGTGGCGCGCGTTCCCAAGCACTGGCAGTTCCTGTGGGGGCGCTATCCGACCCCCATCTTCCCCAAGGGCGTCGCGGCGCCCGCCGAGAGCGAGCTCTACTTCAACGGCGTCAAGACCGCGATCGGGGAGATGGTGAAGCATCTGCAGTCAATGGGCGTCGGCTACGACCGGTGGGCCTTCTACCCCGTTGACGAGCCGTGGATCGTGGGCTTCACCAACATTCCGCCATTCCGCCAGTTCTGCACGCTGACCAAGCGGGCCGACCCCAATGTGCGCAACTACGCCGATCCGTCGAACTTGGTGCGCATTGAGTATATAGAGGAGTTCAAGGACCTGATTGACATCTGGCAGCCGCAGGTTGACGTCCTGAAACATGACCGGGAGCTGGTGAAATGGTTCCAGGAGAACGCAAAGATGTTTTGGTTCTATGAAGCTGCCGGACCGGCGCAAGACCTGCTGCCCTTGGGGCACTATCGGACGCGCCCCTGGCTGGCCTGGTATTTCGGGGCGACGGGGTCCGGGTTCTGGGTCTACAAGGACCTCGACATGTGGTGGCCGCTGGAGGACACGCCCTACGGAGCGGTGTACCAAAGCGACGATGAGGTCGTCAGCTCGCGCCGGTGGGAGGCCGTGCGCGACGGGGTCGAGGACTGGCGAGCGCTATACGTCTTGCGCGAGGAAATCGAGAAGGCACGCGCCTCCGGCCGTACGGCTGAGGCTGACGCGGCCCAGGCCCTGAGTGACGAAGCCGTGGAGGCCATCATCGGCAGTCAGCCGAAGCACGCGGATGAAAGGGTTTGGGCGACCGGCGATTACGGCAGCGAGATAGATTTCGATGTACTCATGGACTATCGCGCCAAGATCGCCGAGCAGACTATCAGGCTGCGGCGGCGGTAGCGGACCCGCGGCGCACGATCAGGATCACCGGGCGGTCCGGGTGGCGCATGAG
Above is a window of Armatimonadota bacterium DNA encoding:
- a CDS encoding FG-GAP-like repeat-containing protein translates to MRRAFQVAMASLLATSMMAGAWAQTVKWVRESDSSFSTPTLYPNAARPTGVAIANGRQVMVLNGDGSVVMETTLDGDIATPVTVADVDGDGAVELIVVLAHGDVVCLSREGKERWRYRTGSTRGEFKLPVVADVHPAPGREVIVGLQDGWLYCLSARGELLWRFYGDRSLAGPPAVGDLDGDGAPEIIYGTEATHVYCLTGHGLVKWRFEEVAPYDRSGPNLADLDGDGKVEVLITRSDVNRYPCLIAIDPKGRLIWRTQDIAHGYVSNATVDLDGDGKLEILHADKVGNVYCENHDGTRRWTVPLENYGILWAPAVADLDGDGQLEVVVGQRMSGGSAAGLQVIGSDGSVRPAPGVTGGANASPAVGDLDGDGKLELVASMQYPDRLVCLTWGAGGRVGWPSLRGNSAMTGADPSVAPGSPAPAAKMIRSGQAAIGAGRAYWGDNTWLVTWRQPAPEGAFIELTAVAASGKREVVIQNLKQGATSAQVNCFLAAGGAFDISARLLVNGETEPVFAATATVRTEAPEFCDDAGVEQAVNGAVAAGRAAGAESIGLGADLLLLRAQERSVNEMRQAGAANTEIATAASALRQRARELIKLATALGGLWSGGDTGAFAVWQDPNPWDTFDPRAIPEDLQTWPVVKHQYAADVDEPLPSERPVKVTAYGNEFENLALNLLNTTAKAIYVRCTFQRPARAGGSKPRPSPELAQHVTLQRLLPVAGAFIDIAYDALPELDRSGVIELAPREVAQLWLTLTTQGLEPGAHRLTLYLGTVAEKDSLTFREVPIEIQVWPVSLPTDKYQLMNGVHLDAASDQALQNMIDHGMSVIYGSSLPRVPVDERGNLAGEVDWTRFDQQVARVPKHWQFLWGRYPTPIFPKGVAAPAESELYFNGVKTAIGEMVKHLQSMGVGYDRWAFYPVDEPWIVGFTNIPPFRQFCTLTKRADPNVRNYADPSNLVRIEYIEEFKDLIDIWQPQVDVLKHDRELVKWFQENAKMFWFYEAAGPAQDLLPLGHYRTRPWLAWYFGATGSGFWVYKDLDMWWPLEDTPYGAVYQSDDEVVSSRRWEAVRDGVEDWRALYVLREEIEKARASGRTAEADAAQALSDEAVEAIIGSQPKHADERVWATGDYGSEIDFDVLMDYRAKIAEQTIRLRRR